One genomic window of Phalacrocorax aristotelis chromosome 23, bGulAri2.1, whole genome shotgun sequence includes the following:
- the LOC142067736 gene encoding feather keratin Cos1-1/Cos1-3/Cos2-1-like isoform X2 codes for MQSPDMSCYSQCLPCRPCGPTPLANSCNEPCVRQCQNSTVVIEPPAVVVTLPGPILSSFPQSTVVGSSTSAAVGSILSCDGVPISSGGFDLSCITSRYCGRRCPPC; via the coding sequence acatgtcctgctacagccagtgcctgccatgccggccctgcggcccgaccccgctggccaacagctgcaatgagccctgtgtcaggcagtgccagaactCCACTGTCGTCATTGAGCCCCCGGctgtggtggtgaccctgcccggccccatcctcagctccttcccacagagcaccgtGGTGGGCTCGTCCACCtccgctgctgttggcagcatcctgagctgtgatggagtgcccatctcctccgggggcttTGACCTCTCCTGCATTACCAGCCGCTACTGTGGCAGAAGGTGCCCTCCCTGCTAA
- the LOC142067736 gene encoding feather keratin Cos1-1/Cos1-3/Cos2-1-like isoform X1, which yields MKGRYKSQSKSPLSHPLLLPPSPWEQPRDMSCYSQCLPCRPCGPTPLANSCNEPCVRQCQNSTVVIEPPAVVVTLPGPILSSFPQSTVVGSSTSAAVGSILSCDGVPISSGGFDLSCITSRYCGRRCPPC from the exons ATGAAGGGCAGATATAAAAGCCAGAGCAAGTCCCCGCTCTCTCATCCACTTCTcttgcctccttctccttgggaACAG CCCAgagacatgtcctgctacagccagtgcctgccatgccggccctgcggcccgaccccgctggccaacagctgcaatgagccctgtgtcaggcagtgccagaactCCACTGTCGTCATTGAGCCCCCGGctgtggtggtgaccctgcccggccccatcctcagctccttcccacagagcaccgtGGTGGGCTCGTCCACCtccgctgctgttggcagcatcctgagctgtgatggagtgcccatctcctccgggggcttTGACCTCTCCTGCATTACCAGCCGCTACTGTGGCAGAAGGTGCCCTCCCTGCTAA